In one Cloacibacillus porcorum genomic region, the following are encoded:
- a CDS encoding TRAP transporter substrate-binding protein, whose product MKKSVFMFCCALCIAFWGITANQAEAVMKLQLAHEQPEIHPYHIGAVEFAKLVKEYSKGEMEVTIFSNGTMGKASALAESCSMGTMDFASVFSIILEAYSPKFGVLTMPYCFRDWDHSDKVLDGPIGDELKASVESKGIKVLAFWRNGLAEVHSRMPIRTPEDIKGKKLRIQEGPSYAALSKALGTVTTPMSFGEVYSALQLGTVDAQTQTINNIYASKMFEVGKYFTKINMNFNTQPFIMSMQLWKSLTPEQQDIIERAALGATKAERAYHVKDTQTSYDGFVKGGGKVIELNKAELEKWKDVCAPVYKDPQFSAVMEIFNRIQKQ is encoded by the coding sequence ATGAAAAAAAGTGTTTTTATGTTTTGCTGCGCTTTGTGCATAGCATTTTGGGGAATCACCGCGAACCAGGCCGAGGCGGTGATGAAGCTTCAGCTGGCGCACGAACAGCCGGAAATACATCCTTATCACATCGGCGCGGTGGAATTTGCCAAATTAGTCAAAGAATATTCCAAGGGCGAAATGGAAGTTACAATCTTTTCCAACGGAACGATGGGAAAGGCATCCGCGTTGGCGGAGAGCTGCTCGATGGGCACAATGGATTTCGCGTCCGTGTTTTCGATCATCCTCGAGGCCTATTCGCCGAAGTTCGGCGTTTTGACAATGCCGTATTGTTTCAGGGATTGGGATCATTCAGACAAAGTTCTTGACGGGCCGATCGGCGACGAATTAAAAGCCTCTGTGGAGTCTAAGGGGATAAAGGTGTTGGCGTTTTGGAGGAACGGTCTTGCCGAGGTACATTCAAGAATGCCGATACGCACGCCCGAAGATATCAAGGGGAAAAAACTTAGAATCCAGGAAGGTCCCAGCTATGCGGCTCTGAGCAAAGCGCTTGGCACAGTCACGACGCCGATGTCGTTCGGCGAGGTCTATTCAGCGCTGCAGTTGGGGACGGTAGACGCTCAAACTCAGACGATAAATAATATTTATGCCTCTAAAATGTTTGAAGTGGGCAAGTATTTTACGAAAATCAACATGAACTTCAACACACAGCCTTTCATAATGAGCATGCAGCTATGGAAGTCGCTTACCCCGGAACAGCAGGATATAATCGAGCGCGCGGCGCTTGGCGCGACAAAGGCGGAGAGAGCCTATCACGTGAAAGATACCCAAACATCGTATGATGGCTTCGTCAAAGGCGGCGGCAAGGTGATAGAACTCAATAAGGCTGAGCTCGAAAAATGGAAAGATGTCTGCGCCCCGGTATATAAGGACCCGCAGTTTTCCGCTGTTATGGAGATCTTCAATAGAATACAAAAGCAGTGA
- a CDS encoding TRAP transporter small permease has protein sequence MAWCILEKWYKVINFLTWVLMGSMCLLIGFQIINRFALHLPAPWSEEFCRYNFVWLTMVASAKATHDRQHLAVDIMPYLLERRPLLKNAVKLFAQILALFFFAVIFKQTVFFCLNSIGTSCLTVRMPILYVYIILPVGFLSMFLFELKNTSVTIKNLSKKY, from the coding sequence ATGGCTTGGTGTATCCTTGAAAAGTGGTATAAGGTAATAAATTTTCTGACGTGGGTTCTAATGGGCAGTATGTGCCTGCTGATCGGGTTCCAAATAATCAATAGATTTGCGCTCCATCTTCCGGCACCGTGGAGCGAAGAGTTTTGCCGGTACAATTTTGTCTGGCTCACGATGGTGGCAAGTGCTAAGGCGACGCATGACAGGCAGCATCTGGCGGTCGATATAATGCCATATCTTCTTGAGCGCAGGCCTCTGCTGAAAAACGCTGTAAAGCTGTTCGCTCAAATTTTGGCGCTGTTTTTTTTCGCCGTCATCTTTAAGCAGACTGTGTTCTTTTGCCTGAACAGTATCGGCACTTCGTGTCTCACGGTGAGAATGCCCATTTTATATGTCTATATAATCCTTCCCGTTGGTTTTTTGTCGATGTTTCTCTTTGAGCTAAAAAACACGTCCGTGACAATAAAAAATCTTTCCAAGAAATATTGA
- the iadA gene encoding beta-aspartyl-peptidase yields MFILIKNADIYAPEPLGISSLLISHDKIAWLGKNFPAEATLPDLEIIDAAGKILIPGIVDGHVHVIGGGGEGGFATRTSELVLSDMVKGGVTTVVGLLGTDDVTRSTGALIAKTNAIRAEGMSAWAMTGSYQLPVKSLCGGVRDDIALLEPVIGVGEVALSDHRSSQPTFEEFMRLAAAARVGGMLSGKAGVVNVHLGDAPSGLDYLFRAAETEIPPSQFIPTHMNRNPELFKEACRYGAMGGYVDLTTSTTPQFLEEGEVECGRALAELLAAGVPAERISFSSDGQGSMPAFDAAGNLTGLTIGRVTSIFETMRSTVKNYDLPLETMVRVVSTTAADHCKLPGKGHIKEGYDADLILLEADGLGLNTLFARGRKMMSGGRPLVKGTFE; encoded by the coding sequence ATGTTTATACTTATAAAAAACGCAGACATTTATGCTCCTGAACCGCTCGGCATCTCTTCCCTGTTGATATCCCACGACAAAATCGCCTGGCTCGGTAAAAATTTTCCCGCCGAGGCGACCTTGCCAGACTTGGAAATAATCGACGCCGCGGGGAAAATCCTCATCCCCGGCATCGTAGACGGCCATGTGCACGTCATCGGCGGCGGAGGCGAGGGCGGTTTTGCTACGCGTACGTCCGAACTCGTCCTCTCCGATATGGTAAAGGGCGGCGTGACGACGGTCGTCGGTCTGCTTGGCACCGACGACGTGACGCGCAGCACGGGAGCCCTCATCGCAAAGACGAACGCGATACGCGCCGAGGGCATGAGCGCCTGGGCGATGACCGGCTCCTACCAGCTGCCGGTCAAGAGCCTCTGCGGCGGTGTCCGCGACGATATCGCGCTGCTCGAACCGGTCATCGGCGTCGGCGAGGTGGCCCTCTCCGACCACCGCTCATCGCAGCCCACCTTTGAGGAGTTTATGCGGCTTGCGGCGGCGGCGCGCGTCGGCGGGATGCTCTCCGGCAAGGCGGGAGTCGTAAACGTGCACCTCGGGGACGCGCCTTCGGGGCTGGATTACCTCTTCCGCGCCGCCGAGACGGAGATACCGCCGTCGCAGTTCATTCCCACACATATGAACCGCAATCCAGAACTCTTCAAAGAGGCCTGCCGCTACGGCGCGATGGGCGGCTATGTAGACCTCACGACGAGCACGACGCCGCAGTTCCTTGAAGAGGGCGAGGTCGAGTGCGGCCGCGCGCTCGCCGAGCTGCTGGCGGCGGGCGTCCCCGCGGAGCGCATCTCATTCTCATCCGACGGGCAGGGCTCGATGCCCGCCTTCGACGCGGCGGGAAACCTCACCGGGCTCACCATCGGACGCGTCACCTCTATCTTTGAGACCATGCGCAGTACGGTGAAGAACTATGACCTCCCCCTTGAGACCATGGTGCGCGTCGTCTCGACGACTGCCGCCGACCACTGTAAGCTGCCGGGCAAGGGGCATATAAAAGAGGGATATGACGCGGATCTGATCCTGTTGGAGGCCGACGGCCTCGGCCTTAATACGCTCTTCGCGCGCGGCAGAAAGATGATGTCCGGCGGCAGGCCGCTAGTTAAGGGAACCTTTGAATAA
- a CDS encoding enoyl-CoA hydratase/isomerase family protein has translation MKDNTVIIKKEGPVAWVTMNRPESLNSLTVGLCAALKAAFADCEDDNDIRVVVLSGEGKAFCAGGDLRTILELSDYEAAREYVHAAGEITAAVMRSRKPFIAMVGGAAAGAGFNIALACDFVCASKRAKFTQAFSSIGLISDCGGNLLLPRLVSPQTAKMLMMLPETLSAEEAQALGLLTALAEEGELREDTAALAVRLAKQPPLALAQTKKLLNGGKELEDILRAEEDIQAALIIGEDCKEGVRAFFEKRRPEFKGRS, from the coding sequence ATGAAAGATAATACAGTTATCATAAAGAAAGAGGGACCTGTCGCCTGGGTGACGATGAACAGGCCGGAGTCGCTCAATTCCCTCACCGTGGGGCTGTGCGCCGCGCTCAAGGCGGCGTTTGCGGATTGCGAGGATGACAACGACATCCGCGTCGTTGTGCTCAGCGGCGAGGGAAAGGCCTTCTGCGCCGGCGGCGACCTGCGCACGATATTAGAGCTGTCAGATTATGAGGCGGCGCGCGAATACGTACACGCCGCGGGGGAGATAACGGCGGCGGTCATGCGCTCCCGGAAACCCTTTATTGCGATGGTCGGCGGCGCGGCGGCCGGAGCCGGTTTTAATATCGCGCTTGCCTGTGACTTTGTCTGCGCCTCAAAGAGGGCGAAGTTTACCCAGGCCTTCTCCTCCATCGGACTCATATCCGACTGCGGCGGCAATCTGCTGCTGCCGCGCCTTGTGAGCCCACAGACCGCGAAAATGCTGATGATGCTGCCGGAGACGCTCTCCGCGGAGGAGGCGCAGGCGCTGGGGCTGCTGACGGCGCTTGCCGAAGAGGGAGAGCTGCGCGAAGATACCGCCGCCCTCGCCGTGCGCCTCGCGAAACAGCCGCCGCTGGCGCTCGCGCAGACCAAAAAACTGCTGAACGGCGGTAAAGAGCTGGAAGATATCCTTCGCGCCGAAGAAGACATCCAGGCCGCCCTGATAATCGGCGAAGACTGCAAAGAGGGTGTAAGAGCCTTCTTTGAAAAGAGGCGGCCGGAGTTTAAGGGACGGAGCTAG